A section of the Macadamia integrifolia cultivar HAES 741 chromosome 9, SCU_Mint_v3, whole genome shotgun sequence genome encodes:
- the LOC122089744 gene encoding protein FAR1-RELATED SEQUENCE 12-like yields the protein MIILVPKRKKNGGGSTFSGSTKEEVSNDQAVNLSLEGDDQIPQLRTSINELEPFVGMGFKIEDDAYNHYNNYTRQMGFSIRKFSVEHSRVDNHVLARSFVCANQGEKWCSDKQQRGLNYTPYAKKKTKCEAVMRIKSRNGKWVVDLSETEHNHPTVNPNDAFRLQSHQKVTRSTMQLMEHLQRCGVK from the coding sequence ATGATAATTCTAGTCccgaagaggaagaaaaatggtGGTGGCAGCACATTTTCTGGGTCTACTAAAGAGGAGGTTAGCAATGATCAAGCCGTCAATTTGAGCTTGGAAGGGGATGATCAGATCCCACAATTAAGAACTTCCATTAATGAATTGGAACCATTTGTTGGCATGGGATTCAAGATTGAGGATGATGCATATAACCACTATAACAACTATACAAGGCAGATGGGtttttcaataagaaaatttagtGTGGAGCACTCAAGAGTTGATAATCATGTCCTTGCTAGGTCATTTGTTTGTGCAAACCAAGGTGAAAAATGGTGTAGCGATAAGCAGCAGAGGGGATTGAATTATACACCTTAtgcaaaaaagaaaaccaaatgtGAAGCCGTAATGAGGATCAAGTCCAGGAATGGAAAATGGGTGGTGGATCTTAGTGAAACAGAGCACAACCATCCAACAGTGAATccgaatgatgcatttagactTCAATCACACCAAAAAGTTACTAGAAGTACAATGCAACTAATGGAACACCTGCAGAGGTGTGGCGTCAAATAA